Proteins found in one Streptococcus anginosus subsp. whileyi MAS624 genomic segment:
- a CDS encoding PTS cellobiose transporter subunit IIB yields MTKALIICAAGMSSSLMAKKTTEYLQGQGQDITVEAIGATEGNKVIESATFDLYLISPQTRMYFKQFADLGEKVGRPVVQIPLQAYVPIPTGVAALAKVVTDNL; encoded by the coding sequence ATGACAAAAGCGTTAATTATCTGTGCAGCAGGGATGTCTTCTTCTCTCATGGCTAAAAAGACAACTGAATACCTTCAAGGTCAAGGACAAGATATTACTGTTGAAGCAATTGGAGCAACAGAAGGAAATAAAGTAATTGAATCTGCCACATTTGATCTTTATTTAATTAGTCCTCAAACAAGAATGTATTTCAAACAATTTGCTGACCTCGGAGAAAAAGTTGGACGTCCAGTTGTTCAAATTCCACTTCAAGCCTATGTTCCAATCCCAACAGGAGTCGCAGCTCTGGCTAAAGTAGTCACAGACAATCTATAA
- a CDS encoding PTS cellobiose transporter subunit IIA, translated as MNTEELQVVAFEIILHSGTARATVHEAFAAMRLGHYDEASQKLEAANTELVEAHHAQTKLLQDYASGVEIKIEIIMVHAQDHLMTTMTLREVALEMFELYKKLEEK; from the coding sequence ATGAATACAGAAGAATTACAAGTAGTAGCATTTGAAATCATTCTTCATAGTGGAACTGCGCGTGCAACAGTACACGAAGCATTTGCAGCGATGCGACTTGGTCACTACGATGAAGCTTCTCAAAAATTGGAAGCCGCGAATACAGAATTGGTTGAAGCACATCACGCACAGACGAAATTGTTGCAAGATTACGCAAGTGGCGTTGAGATTAAGATTGAGATCATCATGGTTCATGCACAGGATCATTTGATGACAACAATGACATTACGTGAAGTGGCATTAGAGATGTTTGAATTATATAAAAAGTTAGAAGAAAAATAA
- a CDS encoding glycoside hydrolase family 1 protein, whose amino-acid sequence MTFLTFPKGFFWGTASSGPQTEGRFDGDGKGENIWDYWYNKEPEKFFNHIGPDKASYNYQYYKEDVQLMKATGHNSFRTSIQWSRLIPEGVGAVNPKAVDFYNSFIDELITNGIEPFINLYHFDMPMALQAKGGWLNRETVDAYVNFARTCFALFGNRVKYWFTHNEPIVPVEGGYLYNFHYPNEINMKHAVQVAFHEMLASSLAVKAYHEKQDGKIGIILNLTPSYPRDENNPEDVKAAQIADAFFNRSFLDPAIKGEYTADLIAIIKELDMMPEYTAEDLQTIKENTIDLLGVNYYQPRRVKAKENPADKDPQNPMPDDFFDYYDMPGKKMNPYRGWEIYEKGIYDIMMNVRDNYGNLPCYISENGMGVEGEERYINANGQIEDDYRIDFIKDHLRYLHQAIEEGANCIGYHLWTCMDNWSWCNAYKNRYGLIAVDLDKKGKRTIKKSGYFFKELSDKNGFED is encoded by the coding sequence ATGACATTTTTAACATTTCCAAAAGGCTTCTTTTGGGGAACTGCTTCCAGTGGACCGCAAACAGAAGGTCGATTTGACGGCGATGGAAAAGGAGAGAATATCTGGGACTATTGGTACAACAAAGAACCTGAAAAATTCTTCAACCATATTGGACCTGATAAAGCTTCCTATAATTATCAGTATTACAAAGAAGATGTGCAACTAATGAAAGCAACTGGACACAATTCTTTCCGCACTTCTATCCAATGGAGTCGTCTAATCCCAGAAGGCGTTGGTGCTGTTAATCCAAAAGCTGTAGATTTTTACAATTCATTCATTGATGAACTGATTACAAATGGGATTGAACCATTTATTAACTTATACCATTTTGACATGCCAATGGCACTACAAGCAAAAGGCGGTTGGCTTAATCGAGAAACGGTTGATGCTTATGTAAACTTTGCAAGAACTTGCTTTGCCCTATTTGGTAATCGCGTCAAATATTGGTTCACTCACAATGAACCCATTGTCCCCGTCGAAGGTGGTTACCTCTACAATTTCCACTATCCAAATGAAATCAACATGAAACACGCTGTACAAGTGGCTTTTCACGAAATGCTCGCCAGCAGCTTAGCTGTCAAAGCCTATCACGAAAAGCAAGATGGTAAAATTGGGATTATCCTCAACTTAACCCCAAGCTATCCGCGTGATGAGAATAATCCTGAAGACGTCAAAGCTGCTCAAATTGCAGATGCTTTCTTTAATCGCTCTTTCTTAGATCCTGCCATCAAAGGCGAATACACTGCTGATTTGATTGCTATCATTAAAGAATTGGATATGATGCCAGAATACACAGCTGAAGATTTGCAGACCATTAAAGAAAATACCATTGACTTGCTTGGTGTCAATTATTACCAGCCACGCCGAGTTAAAGCAAAGGAAAACCCTGCCGATAAAGACCCGCAGAATCCTATGCCAGATGATTTCTTTGACTACTACGATATGCCAGGTAAAAAAATGAACCCTTATCGCGGTTGGGAAATCTATGAAAAAGGAATTTATGATATTATGATGAATGTCCGTGATAACTATGGAAATCTTCCTTGCTATATCTCAGAAAACGGCATGGGCGTCGAAGGTGAGGAGCGCTATATCAACGCCAATGGTCAAATTGAGGACGACTACCGTATTGACTTCATCAAAGATCACCTCCGTTACCTACACCAAGCCATTGAAGAAGGAGCTAACTGCATCGGCTATCATCTTTGGACTTGTATGGACAATTGGTCCTGGTGCAATGCCTACAAAAATCGCTATGGTCTCATTGCCGTTGACCTTGATAAGAAAGGAAAACGAACGATTAAAAAATCAGGTTATTTCTTTAAAGAGTTGTCTGACAAAAACGGTTTTGAAGATTAA
- the celB gene encoding PTS cellobiose transporter subunit IIC, whose protein sequence is MNKFLDQIGDKLLPLANKLASNRYLAVLRDAFMLSFPLTMFGSIVVVFNNLPFFNDATKATLSNLFGSGQNATMAIMTVFVTFGIGYYLSKSYEVEGIFGGAISFSSFLLLTPFYTMTDRGAKISGVLSLDRLGAKGMFLGMLVAFLAAEIYCWATKKGWQIKMPDSVPPAVAKSFAALVPAMLTLVVFLFINAGLTGFFNANLHDIIYKVIQIPLVGLGRSIWATLLAIFFVQFLWFFGLHGQTLVNSVMDPIWNTLMLDNLEAYQAGKHLPHIISKSFMETFTVGLGGSGMTLAVVIIMAFVLKKKMYKDVGRLALGAGIFNVNEPVIFGLPIVLNATILIPWVLAPIIVTAFNYIVMALGIVPAPTGVAVPWTVPIFFSGILATNSILGGILQLVDMVIVGLIWYPFLRTLDKQPDSVL, encoded by the coding sequence ATGAACAAGTTTCTAGATCAAATCGGTGATAAGTTGTTGCCATTGGCAAACAAACTCGCTTCCAATCGTTATTTGGCTGTTTTACGAGATGCCTTTATGCTCTCCTTTCCATTAACGATGTTTGGCTCAATTGTAGTCGTATTTAACAATTTGCCGTTTTTCAATGATGCAACGAAAGCTACTTTGTCTAATCTATTTGGCAGTGGACAAAATGCAACGATGGCAATTATGACAGTTTTTGTAACGTTTGGTATTGGCTATTATTTGTCTAAGAGTTATGAAGTTGAAGGGATTTTTGGTGGAGCTATTTCCTTTTCTAGTTTCCTTCTTTTGACACCGTTTTACACGATGACGGATAGAGGAGCAAAAATTTCAGGGGTTCTTAGTTTAGATCGTTTAGGAGCCAAAGGGATGTTTCTCGGGATGCTTGTTGCATTCTTAGCAGCAGAAATCTATTGCTGGGCGACGAAAAAAGGTTGGCAGATTAAAATGCCAGATAGCGTTCCGCCTGCAGTAGCCAAATCATTTGCGGCTTTAGTTCCTGCCATGTTAACTCTAGTGGTGTTCCTGTTTATCAATGCTGGTTTGACAGGATTTTTCAATGCAAATCTTCATGACATTATTTACAAGGTTATTCAAATACCATTGGTTGGATTGGGTCGCAGTATCTGGGCAACTTTGCTTGCAATCTTCTTTGTGCAATTTTTATGGTTCTTTGGGCTTCATGGACAAACTCTTGTCAATTCTGTCATGGATCCCATTTGGAATACCTTGATGTTGGACAATTTGGAAGCTTATCAAGCCGGCAAGCATTTACCGCATATCATTTCAAAATCGTTTATGGAAACATTTACTGTAGGACTTGGTGGTTCAGGTATGACCTTAGCAGTTGTCATCATTATGGCTTTTGTTCTGAAAAAGAAAATGTATAAGGACGTGGGTCGCTTGGCATTAGGTGCTGGAATTTTCAATGTTAACGAACCAGTTATCTTTGGTTTGCCAATCGTGTTGAATGCGACTATTTTGATTCCATGGGTCTTGGCACCAATTATTGTTACTGCATTTAACTATATTGTGATGGCCTTGGGGATTGTTCCGGCTCCAACAGGAGTGGCAGTTCCTTGGACAGTGCCCATATTCTTTAGCGGAATACTAGCAACCAATTCTATTTTAGGAGGTATTCTTCAATTGGTGGATATGGTCATTGTAGGTCTTATCTGGTATCCATTCCTTCGTACGCTGGACAAACAACCTGATTCTGTATTATAA
- a CDS encoding GntR family transcriptional regulator, protein MPKYEEIANILRDRIANGVYPVDSMLPIQSELSKEFGVSRMTIKKAVEILTIEGLIFSKQGNGTRVLNSSFWDKEDSKFRLNNYNGLSQDFKNDDRKLTSQIIQFAVEFPEAEIAERLQVEVTTPVYKIIRLRLIDEKPYVLEHTYMPCDLVPGLDESILLQSVYAYLWDELNLKFAGSYRHITAEKPDEYDKMYLDCQNDDPLLQVEQVVYLENGRPIEYSRSRNRFDTRGYSLLDVKNI, encoded by the coding sequence ATGCCTAAATACGAAGAAATAGCAAATATACTTCGAGATAGAATCGCAAATGGAGTCTACCCAGTAGACTCCATGTTGCCTATTCAGTCTGAATTATCAAAAGAGTTCGGTGTTAGCCGAATGACTATAAAAAAAGCTGTTGAGATTCTAACCATTGAGGGATTGATTTTTTCCAAACAAGGAAATGGAACAAGAGTGTTAAATTCCTCTTTTTGGGATAAAGAAGATTCAAAATTTCGCTTGAATAATTACAATGGCTTGAGTCAAGATTTCAAAAATGATGACCGAAAATTAACGAGCCAGATTATTCAGTTTGCAGTTGAATTCCCAGAAGCCGAGATTGCAGAGCGCCTGCAAGTGGAAGTGACGACGCCAGTTTATAAAATCATACGTTTGCGTTTGATTGATGAGAAGCCCTATGTGTTGGAACACACTTATATGCCGTGTGATTTGGTGCCAGGATTGGATGAGAGTATTTTACTTCAGTCTGTCTATGCTTATTTATGGGATGAATTAAACTTAAAATTTGCCGGAAGTTATCGCCATATCACAGCTGAAAAGCCAGATGAATATGATAAAATGTACCTGGACTGTCAAAATGACGATCCACTTTTGCAGGTTGAACAAGTTGTTTATCTCGAAAATGGGCGTCCGATTGAGTACTCGAGAAGCCGCAATCGCTTTGACACGAGAGGGTATTCGCTTTTAGATGTTAAAAATATTTAA
- the manA gene encoding mannose-6-phosphate isomerase, class I, with amino-acid sequence MSEPLFLQSVMQEKIWGGTKLRDEFGYKIPSDKVGEYWAISAHPHGVSTIKNGRFAGMGLDQLYAEHRELFGNSSEPVFPLLTKILDANDWLSVQVHPDDHYAMEHEGELGKTECWYVIAADEGAEIIYGHNAKSREELRQQIEKKEWDKLLTKVPVKAEDFFYVPSGTMHAIGSGILILETQQSSDTTYRVYDFDRKDDEGNLRELHFEKSIDVLNIGAPANSRPVTVKADDLQSTLLVASDFFAVYKWEVSGKVDIEKTAAYLLVSVLAGRGVLTVDGETYPIAKGDHFILPSDVEEWTFEGKNLEMIVSHP; translated from the coding sequence ATGTCAGAACCATTATTTTTACAATCTGTTATGCAGGAAAAAATCTGGGGCGGAACGAAGCTGCGAGATGAATTTGGCTATAAAATTCCCAGTGATAAAGTAGGCGAATACTGGGCGATTTCGGCTCACCCGCATGGCGTATCAACGATTAAAAACGGTCGCTTTGCTGGTATGGGCTTGGATCAGCTCTATGCAGAACACCGAGAGTTATTTGGTAACAGCAGCGAGCCTGTTTTTCCGCTTTTAACCAAAATTTTGGATGCCAATGATTGGCTTAGTGTTCAGGTTCACCCAGATGATCATTATGCTATGGAGCACGAAGGGGAGTTGGGAAAAACAGAGTGCTGGTATGTGATCGCTGCAGATGAAGGAGCAGAAATCATCTATGGGCACAATGCCAAGTCACGAGAAGAGTTGCGCCAGCAGATTGAAAAGAAAGAATGGGACAAACTATTAACCAAGGTGCCAGTCAAGGCTGAGGATTTCTTCTATGTTCCAAGCGGTACTATGCACGCCATTGGATCAGGTATTTTGATTTTAGAAACGCAACAGTCTAGCGACACTACCTATCGTGTCTACGACTTTGACCGAAAAGATGATGAAGGCAATCTGCGTGAGCTGCATTTTGAAAAATCCATTGATGTGCTCAATATCGGTGCGCCGGCCAATAGCCGACCAGTTACTGTGAAAGCAGATGATTTGCAATCAACCCTTTTGGTTGCCAGTGATTTCTTTGCCGTTTACAAATGGGAAGTGTCAGGGAAAGTGGATATCGAGAAAACAGCTGCTTATTTGCTAGTAAGTGTGCTAGCAGGGCGAGGTGTGCTGACCGTAGATGGAGAAACGTATCCAATCGCAAAAGGAGACCATTTTATCCTACCAAGCGATGTGGAAGAGTGGACTTTCGAGGGGAAAAACCTTGAAATGATTGTTAGTCATCCGTAA
- a CDS encoding APC family permease, which produces MFSKLKNIFIGRPLKSSDEGEEGNLLTKLQALAMLSSDALSSIAYGPEQVVLVLVSVSAGAIWWSLPIGIVVLILLASLTISYRQVIHAYPQGGGAYMVTTENLSPKAGLVSGGSLLVDYMLTVAVSVSSGADAITSAIPALHPYNLHISIILVLVLMLMNLRGLRESAVSLMIPVYLFIASTVFLIGFGLLQLLLGNLSYHATAPIGKSISGVSLVLLLRAFTSGSASLTGVEAISNSVPFFKTPKAENAAKTLAIMAAILGFMFAGITFLNYWIGIVPVKGVTTLAQMAQAILGNSPVGRLLFYIFQLSTALILAVAANTGFSAFPMLSYNMAKNKYMPHMYMEKGARLGYSNGILTLAIGAILLLLIFNGNTERLIPLYTIGVFVPFALSQTGMVVHWRKQYGKHFLKYSVANILGAGICYTIVAILLLFRLRDIWPFFPIIIVLLWIFLSIKNHYNKVAKQLRLNEEIERVDYAGNLVLVLVGNVTRVSVGAMNYARSIGDEVIAMHVSTKETQEKDEEVASEFKQYFPDIQFVNVETSYRNIIRPTVQYVTKIARGAQKKGYTVTVLVPQFIPNHSWQNMLHNQMSLKLKYFLRWHENVVVASYSYHLKE; this is translated from the coding sequence ATGTTTTCCAAGTTGAAGAATATTTTTATTGGTCGACCTTTGAAATCAAGCGATGAGGGAGAAGAAGGGAACTTATTAACAAAACTGCAAGCTCTGGCTATGTTGTCAAGCGATGCTCTATCTTCGATTGCCTATGGTCCTGAACAAGTTGTTTTGGTTTTGGTATCCGTATCTGCTGGCGCGATTTGGTGGTCGTTACCAATTGGTATTGTGGTGCTGATTTTGCTGGCCAGTTTAACCATTTCATATCGTCAGGTGATTCATGCTTACCCACAAGGCGGTGGGGCTTATATGGTTACAACGGAAAATCTTTCACCAAAAGCTGGTCTAGTTTCAGGTGGTAGTTTGCTAGTTGATTATATGTTGACAGTAGCGGTATCTGTTTCGTCTGGGGCGGATGCGATTACGTCAGCAATTCCTGCTTTGCATCCGTACAATTTGCACATTTCGATTATTTTAGTGTTGGTTTTAATGCTAATGAACTTACGCGGACTGCGAGAATCTGCGGTTTCTCTGATGATACCAGTCTACTTGTTTATTGCAAGTACTGTTTTCTTGATTGGCTTTGGTTTATTGCAATTATTACTGGGGAACTTATCCTACCATGCAACAGCTCCTATCGGAAAATCTATTTCAGGTGTCAGCTTAGTGCTCCTGCTACGCGCTTTCACGAGTGGTTCGGCTTCTCTGACAGGTGTGGAAGCTATTTCAAATTCTGTACCATTTTTCAAAACACCCAAAGCTGAAAATGCAGCGAAAACCTTGGCAATTATGGCAGCCATTTTAGGTTTCATGTTTGCTGGCATTACCTTTTTGAATTACTGGATTGGAATCGTTCCGGTAAAAGGTGTTACAACGCTCGCTCAAATGGCGCAAGCTATTTTGGGAAATTCACCTGTTGGACGACTTCTATTTTATATATTCCAACTGTCAACAGCGCTTATCCTTGCTGTAGCGGCTAATACAGGTTTTTCGGCCTTTCCCATGTTATCCTACAATATGGCAAAAAATAAATATATGCCACACATGTATATGGAAAAAGGAGCACGCCTTGGTTATTCAAATGGGATTCTGACTTTAGCTATCGGTGCTATTCTTCTTTTGCTAATTTTTAATGGGAATACTGAACGGCTCATTCCACTTTATACCATTGGTGTATTTGTGCCTTTTGCTCTTTCTCAAACGGGAATGGTCGTGCATTGGCGCAAGCAGTATGGAAAACATTTCTTGAAATATTCAGTAGCAAATATTTTAGGCGCTGGGATTTGTTACACCATTGTAGCGATTTTGCTACTTTTTCGTTTGCGAGATATTTGGCCATTCTTTCCGATTATCATCGTTTTATTATGGATTTTCTTGAGTATTAAAAATCATTACAATAAAGTGGCGAAACAGCTGCGTTTGAATGAAGAAATTGAACGCGTAGACTATGCAGGAAATCTGGTTTTGGTGCTTGTTGGAAATGTCACGCGTGTTAGTGTCGGTGCGATGAATTATGCGCGTAGCATTGGTGATGAGGTGATTGCCATGCATGTATCTACCAAAGAAACACAAGAAAAAGATGAAGAAGTAGCCAGTGAATTTAAACAATATTTTCCGGATATTCAATTTGTAAATGTGGAAACAAGCTACCGTAATATCATCAGACCAACCGTACAGTATGTGACAAAAATCGCTCGTGGTGCGCAGAAGAAAGGTTATACCGTAACAGTGCTAGTACCACAATTCATTCCAAATCATAGTTGGCAAAACATGCTACACAATCAAATGAGCTTGAAATTGAAATATTTCCTCAGATGGCATGAAAATGTCGTTGTAGCCAGCTATTCTTATCACTTAAAAGAGTAA
- the secA gene encoding preprotein translocase subunit SecA yields the protein MANILRTIIENDKGELRRLEKMAKKVMAYEDEMAALSDEALKAKTDEFKQRYQNGESLDDLLYEAFAVVREGAKRVLGLFPYPVQIMGGIVLHHGDVPEMRTGEGKTLTATMPVYLNALSGEGVHVVTVNEYLTERDATEMGELYSWLGLSVGINLAAKSSAEKKEAYACDITYSTNAEIGFDYLRDNMVVRAENMVQRPLNYALVDEVDSILIDEARTPLIVSGPTSSDTNQLYHMADSFVKSLNKDDYIIDVQSKTIGLSDSGIDKAESYFKLENLYDIENVALTHFVDNALRANYIMLLDIDYVVSEEQEILIVDQFTGRTMEGRRYSDGLHQAIEAKEGVPIQDETKTSASITYQNLFRMYKKLSGMTGTAKTEEEEFRETYNIRVIPIPTNRPVARIDHPDLLYPSIESKFKAVVQDVKARHEKGQPVLVGTVAVETSDYISKKLVEAGVPHEVLNAKNHYKEAQIIMNAGQRGAVTIATNMAGRGTDIKLGEGVRELGGLCVIGTERHESRRIDNQLRGRSGRQGDPGESQFYLSLEDELMRRFGSERIKAVLDRMNLSEEESVIKSRMLTRQVEGAQKRVEGNNYDTRKQVLQYDDVMREQREIIYAQRYDVITADRDLAPEIHAMMKRTINRFVDGNSRAEQDEKLEAIVNFAKYNLVPEESIEIADLEGLSDEDIKADLYKRALEVYDSQVAKLRDEDSVREFQKVLILRVVDSKWTDHIDALDQLRNAVGLRGYAQNNPVVEYQAESFRMFNDMIGSIEFDVTRLMMKAQIHEQERPRTEHHISTTATRNISAQKSGLPSDIDLTKVKRNDLCPCGSGKKFKNCHGRHR from the coding sequence ATGGCAAATATTTTAAGAACAATTATCGAAAATGATAAAGGTGAATTAAGAAGATTAGAAAAAATGGCAAAGAAAGTCATGGCGTATGAAGATGAAATGGCTGCTTTGTCAGATGAAGCTTTGAAAGCAAAGACGGATGAATTTAAGCAACGGTATCAAAATGGCGAGTCATTAGATGACTTGCTTTATGAAGCTTTTGCGGTTGTTCGTGAAGGGGCAAAGCGCGTGTTGGGCCTCTTCCCATACCCCGTACAGATTATGGGAGGGATTGTCTTGCACCATGGAGATGTACCAGAAATGCGTACTGGAGAAGGAAAAACTTTGACAGCGACCATGCCGGTTTATCTGAATGCATTATCTGGTGAAGGTGTCCATGTTGTTACAGTCAATGAATACTTGACAGAACGTGACGCAACTGAAATGGGTGAATTGTACTCTTGGTTGGGACTTTCTGTTGGTATTAACCTTGCTGCAAAGTCATCAGCAGAAAAGAAAGAAGCCTATGCTTGCGATATTACCTATTCAACGAATGCAGAGATTGGGTTTGATTATTTGCGCGACAATATGGTAGTGCGTGCTGAAAATATGGTGCAACGCCCACTTAACTATGCTTTGGTTGATGAAGTGGACTCTATTTTGATTGATGAAGCTCGTACACCTTTAATTGTGTCCGGACCAACTTCGTCTGATACAAATCAGCTTTATCATATGGCGGATAGCTTTGTAAAATCATTAAATAAAGATGATTATATTATTGATGTTCAGTCTAAAACTATTGGACTTTCTGATTCGGGGATTGATAAGGCAGAAAGTTATTTCAAACTAGAAAACCTGTATGACATTGAAAATGTAGCACTGACTCATTTTGTTGACAATGCTCTTCGTGCAAATTATATTATGCTGTTGGACATTGACTATGTGGTTAGTGAAGAACAGGAAATTTTGATTGTTGACCAATTTACAGGTCGGACAATGGAAGGTCGCCGCTATTCTGATGGACTCCACCAAGCAATTGAAGCAAAAGAAGGTGTGCCAATTCAGGATGAAACGAAGACTTCGGCTTCTATCACTTACCAAAATCTATTCCGTATGTACAAGAAATTGTCAGGAATGACAGGGACAGCTAAGACAGAAGAGGAAGAATTCCGCGAAACTTATAACATTCGAGTAATTCCAATTCCTACCAACCGTCCGGTGGCTCGTATTGATCACCCAGACCTTCTTTATCCAAGTATTGAATCAAAATTTAAAGCAGTTGTCCAAGATGTGAAAGCTCGTCATGAAAAAGGACAACCTGTACTTGTTGGGACAGTTGCTGTTGAAACGAGTGATTATATTTCTAAAAAATTAGTCGAAGCTGGAGTTCCTCATGAAGTATTGAATGCGAAAAATCACTATAAAGAAGCGCAAATCATCATGAATGCCGGGCAACGTGGTGCGGTAACGATTGCAACCAATATGGCTGGTCGTGGTACAGATATTAAGCTTGGTGAAGGGGTTCGTGAACTTGGTGGACTTTGTGTTATTGGTACAGAACGACATGAAAGCCGTCGTATTGATAATCAGCTTCGTGGTCGTTCAGGTCGTCAAGGAGATCCTGGTGAATCACAATTCTACCTATCACTTGAAGATGAGCTTATGCGTCGCTTTGGATCGGAACGGATTAAAGCTGTTTTGGATCGCATGAACCTTAGCGAAGAAGAGTCTGTCATCAAATCTCGTATGCTGACGCGCCAAGTAGAAGGAGCTCAAAAGCGTGTTGAAGGGAACAACTATGATACACGTAAACAAGTCCTTCAATATGATGATGTTATGCGTGAGCAACGTGAAATTATCTATGCGCAGCGCTATGATGTCATTACGGCTGATCGTGATTTGGCACCGGAAATTCATGCCATGATGAAGCGAACAATCAACCGTTTTGTGGATGGCAACAGTCGTGCAGAACAAGATGAAAAATTAGAAGCAATTGTTAATTTTGCAAAATACAATCTTGTTCCAGAAGAATCTATTGAAATCGCAGATTTAGAAGGCTTGTCTGATGAAGATATCAAGGCTGATTTATACAAACGTGCCTTGGAGGTTTACGATAGTCAAGTGGCGAAACTTCGCGATGAGGATTCCGTCAGAGAATTCCAAAAAGTTCTGATTTTGCGCGTCGTGGATAGCAAATGGACTGATCACATTGATGCTTTGGATCAACTTCGGAATGCAGTTGGACTTCGTGGTTATGCTCAAAATAACCCAGTCGTTGAATACCAAGCTGAAAGTTTCCGTATGTTTAATGATATGATTGGTTCGATCGAATTTGATGTGACGCGTTTGATGATGAAGGCTCAAATTCACGAGCAAGAACGTCCACGTACGGAGCATCATATCAGCACAACAGCGACACGCAATATTTCAGCACAAAAATCAGGCTTACCGAGCGATATTGATTTGACAAAAGTGAAGCGCAATGACTTGTGTCCATGTGGTTCTGGTAAGAAATTTAAAAATTGTCATGGACGCCACAGATAA
- a CDS encoding 3-deoxy-7-phosphoheptulonate synthase codes for MTFKATSEPIDVAKVRNLSKLEGEALAKKKARDRELNAIIRGEDDRILLVIGPCSSDNEAAVLEYAKRLSALQEEVKDRIFMVMRVYTAKPRTNGDGYKGLIHQPNAKAAPSLINGIKAVRNLHYRVITETGMTTADEMLYPENLPLVDELISYMAVGARSVEDQQHRFVASGADVATGLKNPTSGNLNVMFNGIYAAQNKQSFLFAGKEVETSGNPLAHAILRGGLDEYGKNIPNYYYDNLLDTIDQYEKMGLENPFIIIDTNHDNSGKQYLEQVRIVRQTLINRDWNEKIKKVVRGFMIESYLEDGRQNEPEVFGKSITDPCLGWDNTVRLVKEIYTTLSKNEK; via the coding sequence ATGACATTTAAGGCAACTAGCGAGCCAATTGATGTAGCAAAGGTTCGTAATTTATCAAAGTTAGAAGGAGAGGCTTTAGCTAAAAAAAAGGCACGAGATCGTGAGTTAAATGCCATTATCCGTGGAGAAGATGACCGCATTCTGTTGGTCATTGGTCCGTGTTCTTCTGATAATGAAGCGGCTGTCCTAGAATATGCAAAGCGCCTATCTGCCCTCCAAGAAGAGGTGAAAGACCGTATTTTCATGGTTATGCGCGTGTATACAGCTAAGCCTCGCACCAATGGCGATGGTTATAAAGGATTGATTCATCAACCGAATGCTAAGGCTGCTCCAAGCTTAATTAATGGGATTAAGGCTGTCCGGAATTTGCATTATCGTGTTATTACGGAGACGGGAATGACGACAGCTGATGAAATGCTCTATCCAGAAAATCTTCCTTTGGTAGATGAGTTGATTTCATATATGGCAGTTGGAGCTCGTTCTGTGGAAGATCAGCAACACCGTTTTGTCGCTAGTGGGGCTGATGTTGCGACCGGTTTGAAAAATCCTACGTCTGGCAATCTCAATGTCATGTTTAACGGGATTTACGCAGCGCAAAACAAGCAAAGTTTCTTGTTTGCTGGTAAGGAAGTAGAAACTTCAGGAAATCCTTTGGCACACGCTATTCTGCGTGGTGGGCTTGATGAGTATGGAAAAAACATTCCAAACTATTACTATGATAATTTGCTGGATACGATTGACCAATATGAAAAAATGGGTTTGGAAAATCCTTTCATCATCATCGATACCAATCATGATAACTCTGGTAAGCAGTATTTAGAGCAGGTGCGGATTGTCCGTCAAACCTTAATCAATCGTGACTGGAATGAGAAAATCAAAAAAGTTGTACGCGGCTTTATGATTGAGTCTTACTTAGAAGACGGCCGTCAAAACGAGCCTGAGGTGTTTGGAAAATCCATCACAGACCCCTGTTTGGGTTGGGATAATACAGTCAGATTAGTCAAGGAAATTTACACTACCCTATCTAAAAATGAAAAATAA